A single region of the Parcubacteria group bacterium CG10_big_fil_rev_8_21_14_0_10_36_14 genome encodes:
- a CDS encoding redox-regulated ATPase YchF, which yields MSFSIGIVGLPNVGKSTLFKAITRVQVDCANYPFCTIEPNKGIVAVPDERLLKLTEISKSEKTVPVVVEFVDIAGLVKGAHKGEGLGNKFLANIREVDAICEVVRAFDDSDIIHVANVISPKDDVEIINYELIFADMESIKKHLENISKKSKSGMTKALEKELAILEKIKDALEKGLLANELNFDEEEKKYVSTLQLLTTKPFIYVCNIKEDSDKSDELDVKNKVVLNAKQELELSELGDDDRKEYIKELGLKESGLDALIKEGYKILDLITFFTSGEKESRGWTVSRGASAPQAAGRIHTDFEKGFIRAEIIAYDDFIKYNGETGAKEKGAMRLEGKEYIIKDGDVCHFRFAT from the coding sequence ATGTCATTTTCAATAGGGATAGTCGGGCTACCGAATGTCGGCAAGTCCACACTATTCAAAGCAATAACTCGCGTGCAGGTTGATTGCGCAAATTATCCTTTTTGCACAATAGAACCAAATAAAGGTATTGTCGCTGTTCCCGACGAACGTCTTTTGAAATTAACAGAAATCTCTAAAAGCGAAAAAACCGTTCCTGTTGTTGTTGAGTTTGTTGATATTGCCGGACTTGTAAAAGGCGCCCACAAAGGAGAGGGCCTTGGAAATAAATTTTTGGCAAATATCCGAGAGGTTGATGCAATCTGTGAAGTCGTCCGCGCTTTTGATGACTCAGATATAATCCATGTCGCCAATGTAATAAGTCCCAAGGATGATGTAGAAATTATAAATTACGAATTAATTTTTGCCGACATGGAAAGCATAAAAAAACATTTGGAAAACATAAGTAAAAAATCCAAATCTGGAATGACAAAAGCATTGGAAAAAGAATTGGCAATCTTGGAAAAAATAAAAGACGCTCTAGAAAAAGGACTGCTTGCCAATGAACTGAATTTTGATGAAGAAGAAAAAAAATATGTTTCCACGCTTCAGCTCTTAACTACTAAACCGTTTATTTATGTATGCAATATAAAAGAAGATAGCGACAAATCAGACGAGCTGGATGTAAAAAATAAAGTGGTGCTTAACGCAAAACAAGAATTAGAACTTTCGGAGCTTGGCGATGACGACCGAAAAGAATATATCAAAGAACTCGGGCTCAAAGAATCCGGACTTGATGCTCTTATAAAAGAAGGATACAAAATCTTGGATTTAATTACCTTTTTTACCAGCGGAGAAAAAGAATCGCGCGGGTGGACTGTCAGTCGTGGAGCAAGCGCACCTCAAGCTGCCGGAAGAATACATACAGACTTTGAAAAAGGTTTTATCCGCGCCGAGATTATAGCTTATGATGATTTTATAAAATATAACGGCGAAACGGGAGCAAAAGAAAAAGGCGCTATGCGCCTTGAAGGAAAAGAATACATCATCAAAGATGGTGATGTTTGCCATTTTCGATTTGCAACCTAA
- the rpsF gene encoding 30S ribosomal protein S6: MYELLYIVPAIYTETELKNVTDKISGKLKEEEADIKLNKEMGKLKFAYPIQKQTAGFYILVDFDASGEALKKINRALQLEKDILRFMITKKLKTVKPVEIHEFKASEIAPSAKKERREKTPVRQPKEKAKMKLEDIDKKLDTLLEKEII; the protein is encoded by the coding sequence ATGTACGAACTATTATATATAGTCCCGGCTATTTATACCGAAACAGAACTAAAAAATGTTACGGATAAAATTTCCGGAAAACTCAAGGAGGAAGAAGCGGATATAAAGTTAAATAAGGAGATGGGCAAGCTAAAATTTGCTTACCCGATACAAAAGCAGACAGCCGGATTTTATATCTTGGTTGATTTTGATGCATCTGGCGAAGCGCTTAAAAAAATAAATCGCGCTTTGCAACTAGAAAAAGACATTCTTCGTTTTATGATTACCAAGAAACTAAAGACAGTAAAACCTGTTGAGATTCATGAATTTAAAGCATCGGAAATTGCTCCAAGCGCCAAAAAAGAAAGAAGAGAAAAAACGCCTGTGAGACAACCGAAAGAAAAGGCAAAAATGAAACTTGAAGATATTGATAAAAAATTGGATACATTATTAGAAAAAGAAATAATTTAA
- a CDS encoding single-stranded DNA-binding protein, which yields MDLNKAMIIGNLTRDPEVRTTPSGQSVANFGLATNRYWTDQAGTKQSAVEYHHIVAWGKLADICAQYLNKGKKVYIEGRLQTRDWEGQDGVKRNRTEIVAENLIMLSGGSGFGGGANRPGDPTNQNTSDEPTIEPLEGPEENSNEEVKVEDLPF from the coding sequence ATGGACTTAAATAAAGCAATGATAATTGGAAACCTAACAAGAGACCCGGAAGTTCGCACAACTCCTAGCGGACAATCGGTCGCTAATTTTGGACTTGCGACAAATCGCTATTGGACAGATCAGGCCGGAACAAAACAAAGCGCAGTTGAATATCATCATATTGTTGCCTGGGGAAAGCTTGCTGATATATGCGCCCAATATCTTAATAAAGGGAAAAAGGTTTATATTGAAGGCAGGCTTCAGACTCGCGATTGGGAAGGTCAAGATGGCGTAAAAAGAAATCGTACAGAGATTGTCGCTGAAAATTTAATAATGTTGAGCGGAGGTTCCGGTTTTGGCGGAGGCGCAAACCGTCCCGGTGATCCAACTAATCAAAACACTTCAGACGAACCAACCATAGAGCCATTGGAAGGTCCGGAAGAAAATAGCAATGAAGAAGTTAAGGTAGAAGATTTACCATTTTAA
- the rpsR gene encoding 30S ribosomal protein S18, with protein sequence MNKNIKSKPRMCYFCTNNIKEIDYKDTTTLKKFISSYGKIVPRKRSSVCMKHQRKMAQAIKRARIMGLLPFLVQ encoded by the coding sequence ATGAACAAAAACATAAAATCAAAGCCAAGAATGTGCTACTTTTGTACTAATAATATAAAAGAGATTGACTACAAAGATACAACAACTTTGAAAAAGTTTATTTCTTCTTATGGAAAAATAGTTCCAAGAAAGCGAAGCAGTGTTTGCATGAAGCACCAGAGAAAAATGGCCCAGGCAATAAAACGCGCCAGAATAATGGGATTGCTTCCATTTTTAGTACAATAA
- the efp gene encoding elongation factor P: MATTADLEKGKIIKHNGELYTVIERAHHKPGKGVTVVRSRLKNLATGAMLEHTFKSGEIVEFPETDRKKLQYLYSDANGSYFMDMATYEQMQIPVKIMDGREKYFRESEEATVLYYENRPINIEMPIKVKLRVVEAPPAVKGDTASGNVSKEVKLETGLTVNAPMFIKEGDEIVINTEKGEYVERG; this comes from the coding sequence ATGGCTACAACCGCAGATTTAGAAAAGGGAAAAATAATAAAACATAACGGTGAACTTTATACCGTGATTGAACGCGCTCATCATAAACCCGGCAAGGGTGTAACGGTTGTTCGTTCACGATTAAAAAATCTTGCTACAGGCGCAATGCTGGAGCACACTTTCAAATCCGGTGAGATAGTTGAGTTTCCTGAAACCGATAGAAAAAAACTTCAGTATTTATATAGCGATGCCAATGGTTCATATTTTATGGATATGGCAACTTATGAGCAGATGCAAATCCCCGTCAAAATTATGGACGGAAGAGAAAAATATTTTAGAGAAAGTGAAGAGGCAACGGTTTTGTATTACGAAAACAGGCCGATAAATATTGAGATGCCGATAAAAGTAAAATTGCGTGTCGTAGAAGCTCCGCCTGCAGTAAAAGGGGACACTGCCTCCGGCAATGTATCAAAAGAAGTAAAGCTTGAGACAGGGCTTACAGTAAACGCCCCGATGTTTATAAAAGAAGGAGATGAAATAGTAATAAATACAGAAAAAGGGGAATATGTAGAAAGGGGATAA
- the recA gene encoding recombinase RecA → MPDTKNKEEKTKEANKLSDFKFQAVEEALGQIKKRFGEGSIMKLGEAKAMSVEVVPTGCLSLDIALGVGGVPRGRIVEIYGPESSGKTTLAQHIVAEVQKLGGTAAFVDAEHALDPDYAKKIGVQTNNLYISQPDTGEQALEIVETLVRSNAIDVIVVDSVAALTPKAEIEGDMGDSHMGLQARLMSQALRKLAGIISKSKTVIVFINQTRQKIGVFFGNPETTTGGMALKFYSSIRIEVRRAAQIKQGERVIGNRVKVKVVKNKVAAPFTTCEFDIMYNEGISISGDLIDSGVAEEVIKKSGNTYLFGEEKLGVGRETAKSFLRENPKIMKEVRKQIWDAVQARADS, encoded by the coding sequence ATGCCCGATACAAAAAACAAAGAAGAGAAAACCAAGGAGGCGAACAAACTAAGTGATTTCAAATTTCAGGCCGTGGAAGAAGCGCTGGGACAAATAAAGAAACGCTTTGGCGAAGGCTCAATAATGAAACTCGGCGAAGCAAAGGCAATGTCTGTCGAAGTTGTCCCGACAGGATGTTTATCTTTGGATATCGCGCTTGGCGTTGGTGGAGTTCCGCGTGGTCGTATAGTAGAAATCTACGGACCGGAATCATCTGGTAAAACAACGCTGGCTCAGCACATTGTTGCAGAAGTCCAAAAACTCGGAGGGACAGCCGCCTTTGTTGATGCAGAACACGCATTAGATCCTGATTATGCAAAAAAAATAGGCGTTCAAACCAACAACCTCTACATTTCTCAGCCGGATACCGGCGAACAAGCATTAGAGATTGTTGAAACATTAGTCCGCTCAAATGCTATAGATGTAATTGTAGTTGATTCTGTCGCCGCCCTTACTCCGAAGGCAGAGATTGAAGGTGATATGGGTGATAGTCATATGGGTCTTCAAGCTCGCTTGATGAGTCAAGCACTCCGAAAACTTGCCGGAATTATATCCAAAAGTAAAACTGTTATCGTTTTTATAAATCAAACCAGACAAAAAATAGGAGTTTTCTTTGGCAACCCAGAAACAACAACCGGCGGAATGGCGCTAAAATTTTATTCTTCTATCAGAATTGAAGTTCGTAGAGCTGCGCAAATAAAACAAGGCGAACGCGTAATTGGCAATCGCGTAAAAGTAAAAGTTGTAAAAAATAAAGTTGCCGCACCGTTTACAACTTGCGAATTTGATATTATGTATAACGAAGGAATTTCAATAAGCGGAGATTTAATTGATAGCGGAGTAGCGGAAGAAGTAATTAAAAAATCCGGAAATACTTATCTGTTCGGGGAAGAAAAACTTGGAGTTGGACGTGAAACTGCAAAATCATTTTTACGAGAAAATCCAAAAATAATGAAAGAGGTACGAAAACAAATTTGGGATGCAGTGCAGGCAAGAGCGGATTCATAA